One Nesterenkonia populi DNA window includes the following coding sequences:
- a CDS encoding ROK family transcriptional regulator yields the protein MIQGTATSDEPHTAVRDDTAARPAAAPVPGELARLGRRSFSRGLVAETQESGKNDFARPQRRDRPRNGEALRPGARQETLREANLLVLTEEIFAAAEPLSRADLSIRTGMTRSTVSRLVDELLAAGIVREGSPVVGGARGRPAVPLTPARKTLAGLGVEVNVNFMAARALDLTGAVLSEEIIEGDYRDSDPAQVLGSAGALAGRVAAAAQQTGARVVGTVAAIPGLVAGDERSLLYAPNLGWKSVDVIDAFGAGWPERPGFALVVNEAKLAALAVAEELTAEDLTEQTFIYLSAQAGIGSAVVVDGLVDPGPHGWAGEIGHLTVEPSGPQCSCGSTGCLEVYAGKHSLLQAAGLSPTGTAEDLVSLTEGDDDAAAQARAAVAQAGEALGVALSGAVNLVDVHDVVLGGEFAPLTDLLRSCIEAQLRQRVLAAEFCEFRVRESRSGLSPAASGGALRALRAVIEAPQDWVPAA from the coding sequence GCGCCGGTTCCCGGCGAGCTTGCCCGACTGGGGCGGAGGTCCTTCTCCCGCGGGCTCGTCGCCGAGACCCAGGAGAGCGGCAAGAACGACTTTGCCCGCCCCCAGCGCCGCGACCGGCCCCGCAACGGCGAAGCGCTCCGCCCCGGCGCCCGCCAGGAGACCCTCCGGGAGGCCAACCTGCTGGTCCTCACCGAAGAGATCTTCGCCGCCGCCGAGCCTCTCTCCCGGGCAGACCTCAGCATCCGCACCGGAATGACCCGCTCCACGGTCTCCCGTCTGGTGGACGAGCTGCTGGCCGCCGGGATCGTCCGCGAAGGATCCCCCGTCGTCGGGGGCGCCCGCGGCCGGCCCGCAGTGCCGCTGACCCCCGCCCGGAAGACCCTCGCGGGCCTCGGGGTGGAGGTCAACGTGAACTTCATGGCCGCCCGAGCCCTGGATCTCACCGGGGCGGTGCTGTCCGAGGAGATCATCGAAGGCGACTACCGCGACTCCGACCCCGCCCAGGTGCTGGGCAGCGCCGGCGCGCTCGCCGGCCGGGTCGCCGCCGCAGCCCAGCAAACCGGCGCACGGGTGGTCGGCACCGTCGCAGCGATCCCCGGCCTGGTCGCCGGCGACGAACGCTCCCTGCTCTACGCCCCCAACCTTGGGTGGAAGTCCGTGGACGTCATCGACGCGTTCGGGGCAGGCTGGCCGGAGCGCCCGGGGTTCGCCCTCGTGGTCAATGAGGCCAAGCTCGCCGCGCTCGCCGTCGCCGAGGAGCTCACCGCCGAGGACCTCACTGAGCAGACCTTCATCTACCTCTCCGCCCAGGCTGGGATCGGCTCCGCGGTGGTGGTGGACGGGCTCGTCGACCCAGGCCCCCACGGCTGGGCCGGGGAGATCGGCCACCTCACCGTGGAGCCCTCCGGCCCCCAGTGCAGCTGCGGCTCCACCGGCTGCCTGGAGGTCTACGCCGGCAAGCACAGCCTGCTGCAGGCCGCCGGGCTCAGCCCCACGGGCACCGCTGAAGATCTCGTCTCACTGACCGAGGGCGACGACGACGCCGCAGCTCAGGCCCGCGCCGCCGTCGCCCAGGCGGGGGAAGCTCTCGGGGTTGCGCTCTCCGGGGCGGTGAACCTGGTGGACGTGCACGACGTCGTCCTCGGCGGCGAGTTCGCTCCGCTCACCGATCTGCTCCGCTCCTGCATCGAAGCTCAGCTGCGGCAGCGGGTCCTGGCCGCCGAGTTCTGCGAGTTCCGTGTCCGCGAATCCCGCAGCGGGCTCTCCCCCGCAGCCAGCGGCGGCGCCCTCCGTGCCCTCCGCGCTGTCATCGAAGCACCCCAGGACTGGGTGCCGGCCGCATAG
- the ald gene encoding alanine dehydrogenase: MRVGIPAEVKNHEYRVGLTPAGVDALRRSGHEVVVQSEAGRASGCADEDYAAAGADIVPSAEQAWAADMVLKVKEPVREEYGFLRPGLLLFTYLHLAADKPLTSALLDAETTSIAYETVRDQNGLLPLLTPMSEVAGRLAALEGAAHLKAAAGGRGILLSGAPGTAPGKAVVIGGGVAGENAARVAQGLGAEVTVLDISPSRLRELDARYRGAIQTRLSTAYEIAEQVADADLVVGSVLIPGAAAPKLVTKEMISSAKPGTVFVDVAIDQGGCFEGSVGTTHDAPTFSLGDAVMYCVTNMPGAVPATSTAALTNATLPYVLKLAQHGWEKAVETDPGLASGLSTAHGVLRSREVAAAHGLPM; the protein is encoded by the coding sequence ATGCGAGTAGGGATTCCGGCAGAGGTGAAGAACCACGAATACCGTGTGGGGCTGACTCCGGCTGGCGTTGACGCGCTGAGGAGGAGCGGGCACGAAGTCGTCGTGCAGTCTGAGGCCGGCAGAGCGTCCGGCTGCGCAGACGAGGACTACGCGGCAGCCGGGGCGGACATCGTCCCCTCAGCGGAACAGGCGTGGGCGGCGGACATGGTGCTGAAGGTGAAGGAGCCGGTCCGGGAGGAGTACGGATTCCTGCGTCCTGGACTGCTGCTCTTCACGTACCTCCACCTGGCCGCTGACAAGCCCCTGACCTCAGCGCTGCTGGACGCTGAGACCACCTCTATCGCCTACGAGACCGTGCGGGACCAGAACGGACTGCTGCCGCTGCTGACCCCCATGAGCGAAGTCGCCGGCAGGCTTGCCGCTCTCGAGGGAGCAGCGCACCTCAAAGCTGCCGCCGGCGGACGGGGCATCCTGCTCTCCGGGGCCCCCGGTACCGCGCCTGGAAAAGCTGTGGTCATCGGCGGAGGCGTCGCCGGGGAGAACGCAGCCCGGGTCGCCCAGGGGCTCGGGGCTGAGGTGACGGTGCTCGACATCTCCCCCTCCCGGCTCCGGGAGCTTGATGCACGGTACCGCGGAGCGATCCAGACCCGGCTCTCCACTGCCTACGAGATCGCAGAACAGGTTGCGGACGCAGATCTCGTGGTCGGATCTGTGCTCATCCCGGGCGCGGCAGCCCCCAAGCTGGTCACCAAGGAGATGATCAGCAGCGCGAAGCCGGGGACCGTGTTCGTGGACGTGGCCATCGACCAGGGCGGCTGCTTCGAAGGCTCCGTCGGAACCACGCACGATGCACCGACCTTCTCCCTCGGCGATGCGGTGATGTACTGCGTCACCAACATGCCGGGGGCCGTTCCGGCGACCTCTACCGCCGCACTGACCAACGCGACCCTGCCCTACGTGCTGAAGCTGGCCCAGCACGGGTGGGAAAAGGCCGTCGAGACCGACCCCGGACTGGCGAGCGGCCTCAGCACCGCACACGGCGTGCTGCGGAGCCGGGAAGTGGCGGCGGCCCACGGTCTGCCCATGTGA
- a CDS encoding Lrp/AsnC family transcriptional regulator, with protein MPAADHEPMLDLTDRRILEELNSNARIPNAELARKVGLSPSACSARVRALKDRGIISRFTLDVDPRVLGYHLQALVSVRLRPGARHLMEQMSEELREHPEVTQLFILGGTEDFLIHVQVRDAEHVRTFVIERLSSNPAVALTETNLVFEHHTARAGLPFMD; from the coding sequence TTGCCGGCCGCTGATCATGAGCCGATGCTGGACCTCACAGACCGTCGGATCCTGGAGGAGCTCAACTCCAATGCGCGCATCCCGAACGCAGAGCTTGCTCGAAAGGTAGGGCTGTCTCCCAGCGCGTGCTCAGCCCGCGTGCGTGCGCTGAAGGACAGGGGCATCATCTCCCGCTTCACGCTCGACGTGGACCCCCGCGTGCTGGGCTATCACCTTCAGGCGCTCGTCAGCGTTCGTCTCCGGCCGGGCGCACGGCATCTCATGGAGCAGATGTCAGAGGAGCTGAGGGAGCACCCAGAAGTCACCCAGCTTTTCATCCTGGGAGGCACGGAGGACTTCCTGATCCACGTGCAGGTGCGCGACGCCGAGCATGTCAGGACATTCGTCATCGAGCGGCTCTCGTCCAACCCTGCCGTTGCTCTCACAGAGACGAACCTCGTCTTTGAGCACCACACGGCGCGGGCCGGGCTGCCGTTCATGGACTAG
- a CDS encoding cytochrome P450: MSEPLPDKAPPARRRVESVFSAEPDARQNPLPRANPLETLQILRDVELPMIAKGPIIRRPKVVGLVERTGFEARAVRRMQTIAGRYGSGPLMLSLPKNMATVLDPEHVHRILDASPEPFAPAETLKRHALKHFEPKVALISHDEERTQRRRMNESALDNNHPIHRMAETFMPAVREEAEALLRDVDAQGGTLKYMDLLDAWFRVVRRVVLGDSYRDDKQLTELIEKLRADGNWAFLKPVDKSGRQDLLDQLHAALDKGEPGSIAAFMRDMDFGSEDQPAEQIPQWLFAFDPAGMATARALALLAEHPQEMAKARKQIAAEGDETAPMLQQLRGSVLESLRLWATTPMILRETTQEVEFEHGVMPAGTTVLIFAPFFHRDDRNLDFAHSFSPEIWEEPRTRDDWPLLPFSGGTGICPGRHLVLLLTSSFLAEIISAKDVSLTSHDLEPGNLPGLLNNFALEFQLT, encoded by the coding sequence ATGTCTGAGCCTCTTCCCGACAAAGCCCCGCCCGCACGCCGCCGTGTGGAATCCGTCTTCTCCGCGGAGCCCGATGCCCGGCAGAACCCGCTGCCCCGAGCCAACCCCCTGGAGACCCTCCAGATCCTCCGGGACGTCGAACTGCCCATGATCGCCAAGGGCCCCATCATCCGCCGCCCCAAAGTGGTCGGCCTCGTGGAGCGCACCGGCTTCGAGGCCCGGGCCGTCAGACGCATGCAGACCATCGCTGGCCGCTACGGCTCCGGCCCCCTCATGCTCTCCCTGCCCAAGAACATGGCCACAGTGCTCGACCCTGAGCATGTCCACCGCATCCTCGACGCCTCGCCCGAGCCCTTCGCCCCCGCCGAAACCCTCAAACGGCACGCCCTGAAGCACTTCGAGCCCAAGGTCGCCCTCATCTCTCACGACGAGGAGCGCACCCAGCGCCGCCGCATGAATGAGTCCGCCCTCGACAACAACCATCCCATCCACCGGATGGCCGAGACCTTCATGCCTGCCGTCCGCGAAGAGGCGGAGGCTCTGCTGCGGGACGTCGACGCCCAGGGCGGCACCCTGAAGTACATGGACCTCCTCGACGCCTGGTTCCGGGTGGTCCGCCGGGTGGTCCTCGGGGACTCCTACCGGGACGACAAGCAGCTCACCGAGCTCATCGAGAAGCTGCGCGCCGACGGCAACTGGGCATTCCTCAAGCCGGTGGACAAGTCAGGCCGGCAGGACCTGCTGGACCAGCTCCACGCCGCCCTGGACAAGGGTGAGCCCGGAAGCATCGCCGCCTTCATGCGGGACATGGACTTCGGCTCCGAGGACCAGCCGGCCGAACAGATCCCGCAGTGGCTCTTCGCGTTCGACCCCGCAGGCATGGCCACCGCACGCGCCCTCGCCCTGCTCGCCGAGCATCCGCAGGAGATGGCCAAGGCCCGCAAGCAGATCGCCGCAGAGGGCGACGAGACCGCTCCGATGCTCCAGCAGCTGCGCGGCTCGGTCCTGGAGTCTCTGCGCCTGTGGGCGACGACGCCGATGATCCTGCGGGAAACCACCCAGGAGGTCGAGTTCGAGCACGGAGTGATGCCCGCGGGCACCACCGTGCTCATCTTCGCCCCGTTCTTCCACCGCGACGACCGCAACCTCGACTTCGCCCACAGCTTCTCTCCCGAGATCTGGGAGGAGCCCCGCACCCGGGACGACTGGCCGCTGCTGCCGTTCTCCGGGGGCACCGGAATCTGCCCCGGCCGTCACTTGGTGCTGCTGCTGACCAGCAGCTTCCTCGCCGAGATCATCAGCGCGAAGGACGTGTCCCTGACCAGCCACGACCTCGAGCCCGGAAACCTCCCCGGGCTTCTCAACAACTTCGCCCTGGAGTTCCAGCTGACCTGA
- a CDS encoding carbon starvation CstA family protein has translation MNSLVLAGIGSAMMLGGYFLYSRFLARRVYALSADFKTPAHTQYDGVDHVPTNKYVLWGHHFTSVAGAAPIVGPAVAVIWGWLPAFLWVTIGTVFIAGMHDLGALWASQRNRAQSIGTLSGRYIGPRGRNLFIVVVFLLLLMVICAFAVVISDLLVAQPTSVIPVWGALGVALIIGQLIYRMKWSLPLVTVFGVAALYGLIIVGDRVPVSLPETLLGLNPNGQWIVLLFIYAAVASLLPVWVLLQPRDYINGVQLFIGLGILYGAVLIATPTIVAPAVNTSTPDGTPGLVPLLFVTIACGAISGFHGTVASGTTSKQLDKETDARFVGYFGAVGEGLLALGAIIATTAGFQTLAQWEDVYSSFNEGPVANFVAGGSTIVNAGLGIPESLSATILATMAVLFAATTMDTGIRLLRFVVQEIGEIGNVRINIFAATGIAVGVAAALTFSQGADGSGGMLIWPLFGTTNQLLAALTMGIITVMLIRRRRPFLPVLIPMGFVLAMSLFAAVVQLGDFYADGNWLLLTLNAIILVAGTWVLVESIIAMLAARRSPDGDDAELTGVGGKRDPFDDVSSCC, from the coding sequence ATGAACTCACTGGTGCTGGCAGGCATCGGCAGCGCCATGATGCTCGGCGGCTACTTCCTGTACTCCCGCTTCCTGGCTCGCCGGGTGTACGCGCTCAGCGCCGACTTCAAGACACCCGCCCACACCCAGTACGACGGGGTGGACCACGTCCCCACCAACAAGTATGTCCTCTGGGGCCACCACTTCACCTCGGTGGCAGGGGCGGCACCGATCGTCGGGCCCGCGGTCGCGGTGATATGGGGCTGGCTGCCGGCGTTCCTCTGGGTGACCATAGGCACCGTCTTCATAGCCGGCATGCACGACCTCGGCGCGCTCTGGGCCTCCCAGCGGAACAGAGCCCAGTCCATCGGCACCCTCTCCGGACGCTACATCGGCCCGCGGGGACGGAACCTGTTCATCGTGGTGGTCTTCCTGCTGCTGCTGATGGTGATCTGCGCCTTCGCCGTCGTCATCTCCGATCTGCTCGTCGCCCAGCCGACCTCAGTGATCCCCGTCTGGGGCGCCCTCGGCGTCGCCCTGATCATCGGCCAGCTGATCTACCGGATGAAGTGGAGCCTCCCGCTGGTGACCGTCTTTGGCGTCGCGGCGCTCTACGGGCTGATCATCGTCGGCGACCGCGTCCCCGTCAGCCTGCCGGAGACCCTCCTCGGCCTGAACCCGAACGGCCAGTGGATCGTGCTGCTGTTCATCTATGCCGCAGTCGCCTCTCTGCTGCCGGTGTGGGTGCTGCTGCAGCCGCGCGACTACATCAACGGCGTCCAGCTCTTCATCGGCCTGGGAATCCTCTACGGAGCGGTGCTGATCGCCACCCCGACGATCGTCGCCCCCGCGGTGAACACCAGCACCCCCGACGGAACCCCCGGCCTGGTGCCGCTGCTCTTCGTCACCATCGCCTGCGGCGCGATCTCCGGATTCCATGGGACCGTGGCCTCGGGAACCACCTCGAAGCAGCTGGACAAGGAGACCGACGCCAGGTTCGTGGGCTACTTCGGGGCCGTCGGCGAAGGGCTGCTGGCCCTCGGCGCGATCATCGCCACCACCGCCGGGTTCCAGACCCTCGCCCAGTGGGAGGACGTCTACAGCAGCTTCAACGAGGGCCCGGTCGCGAACTTCGTGGCCGGCGGCAGCACCATCGTCAACGCCGGCCTGGGCATCCCGGAGTCCCTCTCCGCGACGATCCTCGCCACTATGGCGGTGCTCTTCGCAGCAACCACCATGGACACCGGCATTCGGCTGCTGCGCTTCGTGGTCCAGGAGATCGGCGAGATCGGCAACGTGCGGATCAACATCTTCGCCGCCACCGGCATCGCCGTGGGCGTGGCCGCGGCCCTCACCTTCTCCCAGGGGGCGGACGGCTCCGGGGGAATGCTGATCTGGCCGCTGTTCGGCACCACCAACCAGCTGCTGGCCGCCCTGACGATGGGCATCATCACCGTGATGCTGATCCGTCGGCGCCGACCCTTCCTGCCCGTGCTGATACCGATGGGCTTCGTGCTGGCCATGAGCCTCTTCGCCGCCGTCGTGCAGCTGGGCGACTTCTACGCCGACGGCAACTGGCTGCTGCTGACCCTCAACGCCATCATCCTGGTGGCCGGCACCTGGGTGCTGGTCGAGTCGATCATCGCGATGCTCGCCGCCCGGAGGAGCCCCGACGGCGACGACGCCGAACTCACCGGCGTCGGAGGAAAGCGCGACCCGTTCGACGACGTCAGCAGCTGCTGCTGA
- a CDS encoding HAD family hydrolase — protein MRPTEMTDPARPADFSVPAAGEGGSFDFADGTRMLCLDVDGTIVDHDGHMTEAVRDAGRAAVAEGHTVVISTGRSLLATLPIIETFGITHGYAVCSNGGVTLRIDTSLLDNYEVIDRQVFNPAEALETLAERLPTARFAIETSAGRFIATERFEDRSFGLVAEPVSFKDMKRSEAVRLVVNSDDSTAQEFADAVRSIGLQGVSYAVGWSAWLDVAAQGVTKASSLEVLRNRLDAPHKATIAVGDGLNDVEMLRWAHRGVAMGQAIDEVKDAADDVAGSVYQDGLAEVLQSVL, from the coding sequence ATGAGACCGACTGAAATGACCGACCCCGCGCGCCCCGCTGACTTCTCCGTCCCTGCGGCGGGCGAAGGCGGAAGCTTCGACTTCGCAGACGGCACCAGGATGCTGTGCCTCGACGTGGACGGCACCATCGTTGACCACGACGGACACATGACCGAGGCCGTGCGCGACGCCGGCCGCGCCGCCGTCGCCGAGGGCCACACCGTGGTGATATCCACCGGCCGCTCCCTGCTGGCGACCCTGCCGATCATCGAGACCTTCGGCATCACCCACGGATACGCGGTCTGCTCCAACGGCGGAGTCACTCTCCGGATCGACACGTCCCTGCTGGACAACTACGAGGTCATCGACCGGCAGGTGTTCAACCCGGCCGAGGCCCTGGAGACCCTCGCCGAGCGGCTGCCCACCGCCCGCTTCGCGATCGAGACCTCCGCTGGCCGCTTCATCGCCACCGAACGGTTCGAGGACCGCAGCTTCGGGCTGGTCGCGGAACCGGTCAGCTTCAAGGACATGAAGCGCTCCGAGGCGGTCCGGCTGGTGGTCAACTCGGACGACTCCACCGCCCAGGAATTCGCCGACGCCGTCCGCAGCATCGGCCTGCAGGGGGTCAGCTACGCGGTGGGCTGGTCCGCATGGCTGGACGTCGCCGCCCAGGGCGTCACCAAAGCTTCATCCCTGGAGGTGCTCCGGAACCGCCTCGACGCCCCGCACAAGGCGACGATTGCGGTCGGCGACGGGCTCAACGACGTCGAGATGCTGCGCTGGGCGCACCGGGGCGTGGCGATGGGGCAGGCGATCGATGAGGTGAAGGACGCCGCCGACGATGTCGCCGGCAGCGTCTACCAGGACGGCCTCGCCGAAGTGCTGCAGTCCGTCCTTTAG
- a CDS encoding aldose epimerase, with translation MSRMAKTVTITSGDYTAEVGLRGGQLLSLSSGEDDLVVPAESAQGAFAGAPLAPWPNRVAGAKYLHEGQKMHLDITEPETGSAIHGLLSSVRFDILLRRASEVHLRGFVEPTEGYPFPLEVVLVYRVGAGFGLAATLMARYTPGRGRAQVFETAPFGVGFHPYLTAGGAPLKECRLRLPARSVAKTKPSGKVVDRVPVSGDLDLSGGPLLTGRSIDHAYTGLPSKGWTAELTHGPSGFVVRLISDTPWAQVYTGDQINRAGVAVEPMTCPPNAFNSGEDVAFLSPGQWTRTGYSIEAIRR, from the coding sequence ATGTCGAGGATGGCGAAGACGGTCACCATCACTTCCGGCGACTACACCGCAGAGGTCGGCCTGCGCGGAGGACAGCTGCTGTCGCTGAGCAGCGGCGAGGACGACCTGGTGGTGCCTGCGGAGAGCGCTCAGGGCGCCTTTGCCGGAGCTCCCCTGGCGCCATGGCCCAACCGGGTCGCCGGTGCCAAGTACCTTCACGAGGGCCAGAAGATGCACCTGGACATCACGGAGCCGGAGACGGGCTCCGCCATCCACGGGCTGCTCTCCAGCGTGCGGTTCGACATCCTGCTGCGGCGGGCCTCCGAGGTCCACCTGCGGGGATTCGTCGAGCCCACCGAGGGGTATCCGTTTCCGCTGGAGGTGGTGCTGGTCTACCGGGTGGGTGCTGGGTTCGGGCTGGCGGCCACCCTGATGGCCCGCTACACCCCGGGGAGAGGACGCGCTCAGGTCTTCGAGACGGCGCCGTTCGGCGTCGGCTTCCACCCCTATCTGACCGCCGGCGGCGCGCCGCTGAAGGAGTGCCGGCTGCGTCTGCCCGCCCGCTCCGTGGCGAAGACGAAGCCCTCCGGCAAGGTGGTGGACCGGGTGCCGGTGTCCGGTGACCTGGACCTCAGCGGAGGGCCGCTGCTGACCGGCCGCAGCATCGACCACGCCTATACGGGTCTGCCCAGCAAGGGGTGGACCGCGGAGCTCACTCACGGGCCCTCCGGGTTCGTCGTGCGGCTGATCTCTGACACGCCTTGGGCGCAGGTCTATACCGGTGACCAGATCAATCGTGCCGGGGTGGCCGTGGAGCCCATGACCTGCCCGCCCAACGCGTTCAACTCCGGGGAGGACGTCGCCTTCCTCTCCCCGGGCCAGTGGACCAGGACCGGCTACTCCATCGAAGCCATCCGTCGCTGA
- a CDS encoding phosphatase PAP2 family protein — protein sequence MPSAQKWPYAFIGIVAVLTAAAAIAASVYTGVGLRDPEGFLGPAYIRLPLLAVLMFVAGLIPAAIRRCGWKQVSRGVVEVIRYEWTLRRVLCICTGLLVFYVCYVGYRNLKSVLPILTGEVLWDTELAVLDQWIFGDVNPAFVFQDIFGTGFSAAFLSFVYLIYLPVVPISLGVVLVFSRDLTVGAWYATAMSLNWIVGTVSYYLLPAVGPIYYEGTAAAYNALPETNTSALQDALWQNRETFLADPVNADVIHGVAAFASLHCSVTFTMALFAHLVIRNNILRFVGWAFFGLTFLATLYFGWHYLVDSLAGVLIGWLCVAIGAWATGNWRTRRRTLESDLTADDDDAPRGPAGARLPASTV from the coding sequence ATGCCTTCTGCTCAGAAGTGGCCGTACGCCTTCATCGGCATTGTGGCGGTCCTGACCGCTGCTGCGGCCATCGCAGCCTCCGTATACACCGGGGTTGGGCTGCGCGACCCGGAGGGTTTCCTGGGCCCCGCCTATATCCGGCTGCCGCTGCTTGCTGTCCTGATGTTCGTGGCGGGTCTGATCCCGGCGGCCATCCGCCGCTGCGGGTGGAAGCAGGTTTCCCGCGGCGTCGTCGAGGTGATCAGGTACGAGTGGACCCTGCGCCGGGTTCTCTGCATCTGCACTGGGCTGCTGGTGTTCTATGTCTGCTATGTGGGCTACCGGAACCTGAAATCGGTGCTCCCTATCCTCACGGGCGAAGTCCTGTGGGACACGGAGCTGGCCGTTCTGGACCAGTGGATCTTCGGAGATGTGAACCCTGCCTTCGTCTTCCAGGACATATTCGGCACCGGTTTCTCCGCGGCGTTCCTGTCCTTCGTCTACCTGATCTACCTGCCGGTGGTGCCGATCAGCCTGGGCGTGGTGCTGGTGTTCAGCCGGGACCTCACAGTGGGCGCCTGGTACGCCACTGCGATGAGCCTGAACTGGATCGTCGGAACGGTCAGCTACTACCTGCTGCCTGCCGTCGGGCCCATCTACTACGAGGGGACCGCCGCCGCCTACAACGCTCTCCCGGAGACCAATACCTCTGCGCTGCAGGATGCCCTTTGGCAGAATCGTGAGACGTTTCTGGCGGACCCGGTGAACGCGGATGTCATTCACGGAGTGGCGGCGTTCGCCTCCCTGCACTGCTCGGTGACGTTTACGATGGCGCTCTTCGCACACCTGGTCATCAGGAACAATATTCTGCGGTTTGTCGGCTGGGCGTTCTTCGGCCTCACATTCCTGGCGACCCTCTACTTCGGCTGGCACTACCTGGTGGACAGCTTGGCCGGGGTCCTCATCGGCTGGCTGTGCGTGGCGATCGGCGCCTGGGCCACGGGCAACTGGCGGACGAGGCGCCGCACCCTGGAGTCTGACCTGACAGCGGATGACGATGACGCGCCCCGGGGCCCGGCCGGCGCCCGGCTGCCTGCCAGCACGGTCTGA
- a CDS encoding GNAT family N-acetyltransferase, with protein MAAQFQVRTDDPSQTLEEIWPAFGLRIESPRLVLRVLREADFPQYLAAASSGVTHTEQNPFSAPWNEKPPAEMARNSLPFIWSTRGLVTAEHWHLPLGVFLKDGDTEGPVIGMQDVFAKDWAVLRTVGSGSWLRADHHGHGYGTEMRAMMLAWVFDHFGAEYAESDAYEWNTASRRVSEKLGYTPCGSRRAPDAHRRSAEQLDLFRLSPEDFQKPEWPVEVEGSDRLRAFLESGGA; from the coding sequence ATGGCCGCACAGTTCCAGGTCCGCACAGACGACCCGTCCCAGACGCTCGAGGAGATCTGGCCCGCCTTCGGGCTGCGCATCGAGTCTCCCCGACTGGTGCTGCGGGTACTGCGCGAAGCGGACTTCCCGCAGTATCTTGCCGCCGCGTCCTCCGGTGTGACGCACACCGAGCAGAATCCGTTCTCCGCCCCCTGGAATGAGAAGCCGCCTGCGGAGATGGCTAGGAACTCGCTGCCGTTCATCTGGTCCACCCGCGGTCTGGTCACCGCAGAGCATTGGCATCTGCCGCTCGGCGTATTCCTGAAGGACGGTGACACTGAGGGGCCGGTCATCGGCATGCAGGACGTGTTCGCGAAGGATTGGGCCGTGCTGCGGACGGTCGGCTCCGGAAGCTGGCTGCGAGCCGATCACCACGGGCACGGCTACGGCACTGAGATGCGGGCGATGATGCTGGCATGGGTTTTCGACCACTTCGGCGCCGAGTACGCGGAGTCGGACGCCTACGAGTGGAACACCGCCTCCCGCCGGGTCTCTGAGAAGCTCGGCTACACGCCGTGCGGGAGCCGCCGGGCCCCGGACGCGCACCGCCGCAGTGCGGAGCAGCTCGATCTCTTTCGGCTTTCCCCCGAAGACTTCCAGAAGCCCGAATGGCCCGTTGAGGTGGAGGGCAGTGACAGGCTGCGCGCCTTCCTCGAGAGCGGAGGGGCCTGA
- a CDS encoding DNA glycosylase AlkZ-like family protein: protein MPAQVSAEWVRGAVVAAQRIPPPAGPAEYEDAASVLRGMGLIQLDPLTRVSTAQRLTCLTRLPRQARAEDVDASLWPADHPVSFEAFTKVACVFPLEDWPLLRLRREAVRERHGHKVEPHVRERILELVSAHPGGAATGTIEAEFGPERTTGWHWSQVKKATELMVRMGDLVVTARRGVVRLFDLPERALPAAVHEAEHLPPDELRAGLARRAAGALGVMSVADFAHHYHLSKGDAAHGVELADLVPMEVEGWRETVYVLPSALEHEIDEAGLGPVREARLIGPFDPLLRDRRRAQRIFGFDYTFEAYVPKAKRVYGHYVMGVLSGNQLIGRADLWRSRGELVVNQMWPEPGFPRRSAEARTTAAAKTLARQLGTDLRLP from the coding sequence ATGCCGGCGCAGGTGAGCGCCGAATGGGTGCGGGGCGCCGTCGTCGCCGCTCAACGCATTCCGCCTCCGGCCGGGCCGGCCGAGTACGAGGACGCGGCCAGTGTGCTGCGCGGGATGGGGCTGATCCAGCTGGACCCGCTGACCAGGGTCTCCACGGCCCAGCGGCTCACCTGCCTCACACGGCTTCCGCGGCAGGCCCGGGCTGAGGATGTTGACGCGTCTCTCTGGCCCGCTGATCACCCGGTGTCCTTTGAGGCGTTCACGAAGGTGGCGTGCGTGTTTCCGCTCGAGGACTGGCCGCTGCTGCGACTGCGCCGTGAGGCAGTCCGGGAGCGGCATGGCCACAAGGTCGAGCCGCATGTGCGCGAACGCATCCTGGAGCTCGTCTCCGCCCACCCAGGCGGCGCGGCAACGGGAACCATTGAGGCCGAGTTCGGCCCGGAGCGCACCACCGGCTGGCACTGGTCCCAGGTGAAGAAGGCCACGGAGCTGATGGTGCGCATGGGTGACCTGGTGGTGACCGCCCGCCGCGGCGTCGTACGTCTCTTCGATCTGCCGGAGCGAGCGCTTCCTGCCGCGGTCCACGAGGCCGAGCACCTGCCGCCGGATGAGCTGCGGGCCGGCCTGGCGCGCCGCGCCGCGGGAGCGCTGGGCGTGATGAGCGTGGCGGACTTCGCCCACCACTACCACCTGAGCAAGGGGGATGCCGCGCACGGTGTGGAGCTGGCGGACCTGGTCCCGATGGAGGTCGAAGGTTGGCGGGAGACTGTCTACGTGCTTCCGAGCGCCTTAGAGCATGAGATCGACGAGGCGGGGCTGGGGCCGGTGCGGGAGGCGAGGCTGATCGGCCCGTTCGACCCGCTGCTGAGGGACCGGCGTCGTGCGCAGCGGATCTTCGGCTTCGACTACACGTTCGAGGCGTACGTGCCGAAGGCCAAGCGCGTCTACGGCCACTACGTGATGGGTGTGCTCTCGGGGAACCAGCTGATCGGCCGGGCGGATCTCTGGCGGAGCAGGGGTGAACTGGTGGTCAACCAGATGTGGCCCGAACCGGGCTTCCCGCGCCGCAGCGCAGAAGCCCGCACCACAGCAGCAGCCAAAACCCTGGCCCGCCAGCTCGGCACAGACCTTCGCCTGCCGTGA